The following are encoded together in the Phaseolus vulgaris cultivar G19833 chromosome 9, P. vulgaris v2.0, whole genome shotgun sequence genome:
- the LOC137820845 gene encoding dehydration-responsive element-binding protein 3-like: MRVSAEKTTSSETEASPETKKIKRIRDSSKHPVYRGVRMRNWGKWVSEIREPRKKSRIWLGTFPTPEMAARAHDVAALSIKGSAAILNFPHLANSLPRPASLAARDVQAAAAKAAHMEPSSLSSLVSAMDLSCASEDLTEIVELPSLESTDDGCVELEKEFVFVDSVDTWMYQPAAFDFDAERDIVFEGLVWNY; encoded by the coding sequence ATGAGAGTTTCGGCGGAGAAGACGACGTCGTCGGAGACCGAGGCGAGCCCAGAGACCAAGAAGATAAAGCGCATTCGTGACTCGAGCAAGCACCCGGTGTACCGCGGCGTGCGGATGCGGAACTGGGGGAAGTGGGTGTCGGAAATCCGCGAGCCGCGGAAGAAGTCGCGGATATGGCTAGGCACATTCCCGACGCCGGAGATGGCGGCGAGGGCGCACGATGTGGCCGCTCTCAGCATCAAGGGCTCCGCCGCCATTCTGAACTTCCCCCACCTGGCGAACTCCCTCCCACGCCCGGCCTCCCTGGCGGCCCGCGACGTCCAGGCGGCGGCGGCGAAGGCGGCGCACATGGAGCCGTCCTCCCTCTCGTCCTTGGTGTCGGCAATGGACCTGTCCTGTGCCTCGGAAGACTTGACTGAGATAGTTGAACTCCCGTCCCTGGAAAGCACTGATGATGGGTGTGTGGAGTTGGAGAAGGAGTTCGTCTTCGTGGACTCGGTGGACACGTGGATGTATCAGCCAGCAGCCTTTGATTTTGACGCCGAACGAGACATTGTCTTTGAGGGTCTGGTGTGGAATTACTAG